A region of Mesoplodon densirostris isolate mMesDen1 chromosome 11, mMesDen1 primary haplotype, whole genome shotgun sequence DNA encodes the following proteins:
- the REP15 gene encoding rab15 effector protein, with translation MIANGGKDRFSQIGIGKTGQKPSQQLALKDGKEVLGICEVVSGAIVHAVQKLKEYLGFEDTLSNLCPAPNPLSEIFLIHFVTFCHEKGIDNWLTTTKMTKHQAFLFRAGWIWTFWASNKQIRLQLAAQTLQMSSLPPVESEPCDPSNPESRAEGSFSNRSRFDKLEEFCNLIGEDCLGLFIIFGVPGKPKDIRHTVVLDSTVVRNSIKRETLRGHLPGRTAVAQFILETEDCVSIRELLGNCLSKKDGLREVGKVSIRIL, from the coding sequence GAAAACGGGGCAAAAACCATCGCAGCAGTTGGCTCTAAAGGATGGCAAAGAGGTTCTCGGCATCTGTGAGGTGGTCAGTGGAGCTATAGTCCATGCAGTCCAGAAACTGAAGGAGTATCTTGGATTTGAAGACACGCTGAGCAATCTATGCCCAGCTCCAAACCCTCTCAGTGAGATCTTCTTAATCCACTTTGTCACTTTCTGCCATGAAAAAGGCATTGACAACTGGCTTACTACCACCAAGATGACCAAGCACCAAGCCTTCCTGTTCAGGGCGGGCTGGATTTGGACCTTTTGGGCATCCAATAAGCAAATAAGGCTCCAGCTGGCAGCACAGACTCTACAGATGTCTTCTCTTCCTCCCGTGGAATCTGAGCCTTGTGACCCCTCCAATCCAGAATCCAGGGCAGAGGGGTCTTTCAGCAATAGAAGTAGGTTTGATAAGCTGGAAGAATTCTGTAACTTGATAGGAGAGGATTGTCTGGGCCTGTTTATCATCTTTGGTGTGCCAGGAAAGCCTAAAGACATCCGACATACTGTTGTCCTGGACAGTACTGTTGTCCGGAACAGTATCAAACGTGAGACACTGAGGGGCCATTTGCCAGGACGGACGGCCGTGGCACAGTTCATCCTGGAAACTGAAGATTGTGTCTCCATCAGGGAACTGCTTGGAAACTGTCTGAGTAAGAAAGACGGGCTGAGAGAGGTGGGCAAGGTTTCTATTCGCATCCTCTGA